In Pyrus communis chromosome 8, drPyrComm1.1, whole genome shotgun sequence, one genomic interval encodes:
- the LOC137743080 gene encoding uncharacterized protein yields MSSCRLVYGKACRLPVELEHKAYWAIKMFNFNLDAASLNRKLQLNELAEIRNEAYESSKIYKERMKVFHDRNILRKTFEPLQKVLWYNSRLHLFPGKLRSRWTGPYVVKRVFPFGVVEVEDTTNGNVFKVNGQRLKPFLESIALQDETIGLEDPVYQD; encoded by the coding sequence ATGTCTTCCTGTAGACTAGTTTATGGGAAAGCTTGTCGCTTGCCTGTGGAACTGGAACACAAAGCCTACTGGGCTATTAAGATGTTCAATTTTAACTTGGATGCTGCCAGTTTGAATAGAaaacttcaattgaatgaattggCAGAAATTAGGAATGAGGCCTATGAAAGTTCTAAAATTTACAAGGAACGAATGAAAGTTTTCCATGATagaaatattttgagaaaaaCTTTTGAGCCTTTGCAAAAAGTACTCTGGTACAATTCGAGATTGCATTTGTTTCCTGGTAAACTTCGTTCTAGATGGACAGGTCCTTATGTGGTGAAAAGAGTTTTTCCTTTTGGAGTTGTGGAGGTCGAGGATACAACGAATGGTAATGTATTTAAAGTTAATGGTCAGCGGCTTAAGCCCTTTTTGGAAAGTATTGCCTTGCAGGATGAGACCATTGGTTTGGAGGATCCTGTTTATCAGGACTGA